The Solanum lycopersicum chromosome 2, SLM_r2.1 DNA window ggttgctccatatagaCTTCTTCCTCAAAGATCACCATCCAGAAAAACATTCTTAATGTCCAGCTTATGAAGAGGCCAATGACGAACGACAACCATAGATAGAAAAAGGCGGACAAATGCTATTTTGGCCACAGGAGCAAATGTGTCACTATAATCTAGCCCAAGTATCTGAGTATACCCTTTGGCAACAAGACGAGCCTTAAGTCGATCAACCTGACATCTGGGCCAATTTTGACTGCATAAACCCAATGACAACCAATCGTAGATTTACCTGCAGGAAGGGAGACAAGCTCCAAGTACGACTTTTATGCAAAGCAGACATCTCATCAATTATAGCATGTCTCCATCCAAAATGAGAAAGTGCTTCACCTGTAGTCTTAGGGATGGAAATAGAGGACAAAGACGACACAAAGGCATAATAGGGTGATGATAGACGATGATAACTTAAGAAGGTATAATATGGTTATTCGAGTGGATCGTATACCTTTTTGAAGTGCAAGTGGTTGGCTAGGAGCAGGCAAGTCCGCAGTAAGAGCAGGGTCTGGCACATGACATAAATCATCTAGGACTAGGGTTGGACGAGGACGACGATGATAAGTTAGTAGTTGTGGCACTACAACTGGAGATGTAGAATTAACCGTAGATTCCTCAAAGGTTGGCACAGGTAAAACATGAGATATGGGTATGACCATAGATACGTCAGGATGGTCAGAAGATGTATAGTAAGGCTGAGACTCAAAAAATGTAACATCAGCGGGCATAAGGTATCGATGAAGATCATGTGAATAACAACGATACCCTTTTTGAACTCTAGAGTAACCAAGAAAGACGCATTTGAGGTCAGGAGCAGCTAATTTATCTTTCCCTAGGGCTAAATTATGAACACAACATGTGCTCCCAAAGACACGAGGAGGGATAGGATAGATATGTGACTGAGGAAACAATATGGAATGTGGAACCCGATTCTGAATAGAAGAAGAGGAcgttttcttaattaaataataagatgAAAGGACGACATCACCCTAAAAATGTAGCGGAACATGGGTTCAATGAGGAGAGTGCCAGCAGTCTTTATGAGATGCTTATTCTTTCTTTCAGCTACACCTTTTTGTTGATCACTACTgaaagtatgaatggaaacacCAAACTGATTTTGCATTTCAGCAAAGGaacttttgaaaatagaaaGTAACTCAGAACAATCTTTCATTAAGAAAACCCAAGTGCATCTCGAATaatcatcaatgaaactaaCAAAATAACGAAATCCTAAAGTAGAACTGACTCTACTAGGACCCCAAATATCagaatgaactaatgaaaaaaTAGACTCTTAACAACCCTCAGTACTACGAGAAAATGTAGCATGAGTATGTTTCCTAAGTTGATACGACTCACAATCTAATGTGGATAAACTAGACAAACTAAGCACCATCTTTTGCAGTTTGGATAGACTTGGATGTCCCAAATGTTTGTGAATTAGATCTGGGGAATCTGTGACGGAGCATGCTGTTAAGGAATTAGAAGAGGTAAGATAGTAAAGGCCTTGTGATTCGTGTCCTGATCCAGTGTTGTGGACGGCGAGAGGCGACAAAAGGCGACAAGGGCCTGCCTCGCCACGCGGCGAGGCGCTTGCCTTTTTGAATAAAGGcgccaattaataccaaaaattaaaaatatttaattgcatattttaTCCAAAGTCTTAATAGCAATCAATAACACATATTAGcaaatattcaattcaaaaaccAATAGAATGTCTAAAACTTTAAAGACCaaacaattcaaatttcaaaatacaataaaccaAAACTTTAAAAGtctattcttcttcaaaattatccaactcttgaagatcaaaatcttctacatcattatattgctcttcatcttcttcctcctcgtattcttcatcaattagtgTCCGAGTCCTACTTGAAGATGAACTTAAAGATGTACTTTCTACTCCTTTGCCCTTGTCAAGTACTGTTGATCTTGAAGAAAGTCCCCTAAGATGATAGATACTCTCGTCCGCTCCAATTGCCGTAGCAACACTACCCCAAGTAAGATCATCATCCTCATATATTAGTTCATCATCTTGATCTTCGGGGCATCCAACTAACCATTCGTTGGAATCATCTATGTTATCCAAGCGAATTGGATCAATAAGATCACGAGCATCATAACGGCATTTCAATGTTCTGTTGTACTTAATGTACACTAGATCATTGAGACGCGATAGTGTAAGCCTATTCCTCTTTTTGGAATGAATCTGTGCATAAGTTATTGATATTAACTAGttgatattgataataatataatatgaaaaataggatataaatttttacttacGTGTTCAAACACACTCCAATTTCGCTCACATCCGGATGAGCTACAAGTTAGGCTTAAGACTTTCATGGCAAACTTTTGCAAGTTTTGTGTTTCACTACCAAATAGTGACCACCATtcaactataataaaataaatttaaaggttAGTGACTATAAGTAAGTCAAATAATATAAGTAAGAATGTAAGATCTAAATCAACCCACTTACCCGGTGACCTTGTGTCTCTAGCTCTTTTAGCCGGACCACAACCAAATAGTCCATCCGCCATTTTGTACTTAGGAAGCTCAGCGATTAGTGCATCTTGTATTGTTGTATCACGGACCAACTTCTCAACACATGCATAATACTCGGTCCACAAACTCTGTAATAAAGTTCCCTCTTCTTCAGCTTTATAATATAATCCTGGGTTCAAAACATGGCCTGCAGCATGCAAAGGCCGATGGAGTTGTTCTGACCACCTTGCATCAATTATTTGAAACACTTCCTCATAATGCTTCTGAACTCCCCGAAAACCATGTGCAGTAGCTTCTTTGGCTCTATCCATTGCCTTATAAATATAACCCATTGGTGGTTTTTTCTCCCCATCCACCAAATGAAGCACTTTTGTCAAAGGGCTACAAACTGTAAGTGCCCGAACAACATCATTCCAAAAGTGGATAGAAATAAGAAGATTGGCAACTTCTTTCCTCGAAGTTTCCTTTGCAAATTTGCTTGAATTCCATTCGGTTGAGAGGACTAAAGTTTTCaagttttttctttgaatgtacATAGCTCTCAAAGTTAAGAATGCCGTTGCAAATCTTGTCTTGGCCGGTTTCGCCAAATTTCTTTCTTTGGTGAATTTTCTCATCAAGTTTAACAACAATGGCCTTTGACTAATGTAAGAATGGATTCTGATGGCCTTCTTAAAAACTGTTATAGaaagattaaattaaattaattagtagcTAATGAATTATTGAGTATTGACTATAAAGAAACTTAATAAAGTTAAAGGATAGGTTGATTACCGGAAGCATATGGCTTAACCTTGAATATGTCACCAAATATCAAGTTGATGCAATGAGCGGCACATGGAGTCCAATAAATGTGTGGATACGCACCCATTATCATACTTCCCGCTTTTACATTCTCACTAGCATTATCGGTGACAATTTGTACCACATTTTCCGGTCCAATTCTTTTGATAGTGCTTTCAAATAACTTGTACATTTTGGTGGAATCGGTAGATTCATTGCTAGCATCAACCGAACCAAGAAATACACTACCGATTGGAGaattcaccaaaatattgatgatcattTTGCCATTTCGTGCCGTCCATTTGTCCATCATAATGGAACAACCAAACTTTGTCCATTGCACTTTATGCTCCTCAACAATTTTTTCTACTTTATCCACCTCTTTTTTAAGGTGAGTGAC harbors:
- the LOC104644374 gene encoding uncharacterized protein — its product is MADASKKMDIGWNYGTQGATKDSVTCNFCGNTFNGGITRHKQHLVGGFKNVKQCAACPSEIREEIRAYMQNKIANNPKFQMRQPEEFVDIDDLDEMDDYAEMRPPSKTQRISSSGGSSTGRSVTKGPLNLYFSQKSTQKGGLEKGGGIEETKKILRERAVSAFAIWMYDAGLPFNCVNHKSFDKFIEAVGQHVPGMKPPTFHEVRVTHLKKEVDKVEKIVEEHKVQWTKFGCSIMMDKWTARNGKMIINILVNSPIGSVFLGSVDASNESTDSTKMYKLFESTIKRIGPENVVQIVTDNASENVKAGSMIMGAYPHIYWTPCAAHCINLIFGDIFKVKPYASVFKKAIRIHSYISQRPLLLNLMRKFTKERNLAKPAKTRFATAFLTLRAMYIQRKNLKTLVLSTEWNSSKFAKETSRKEVANLLISIHFWNDVVRALTVCSPLTKVLHLVDGEKKPPMGYIYKAMDRAKEATAHGFRGVQKHYEEVFQIIDARWSEQLHRPLHAAGHVLNPGLYYKAEEEGTLLQSLWTEYYACVEKLVRDTTIQDALIAELPKYKMADGLFGCGPAKRARDTRSPVEWWSLFGSETQNLQKFAMKVLSLTCSSSGCERNWSVFEHIHSKKRNRLTLSRLNDLVYIKYNRTLKCRYDARDLIDPIRLDNIDDSNEWLVGCPEDQDDELIYEDDDLTWGSVATAIGADESIYHLRGLSSRSTVLDKGKGVESTSLSSSSSRTRTLIDEEYEEEEDEEQYNDVEDFDLQELDNFEEE